Sequence from the Nocardia brasiliensis genome:
AACGTCATCGACCTCGCCGTCGCCGTGGTGATGGGCACCGCGTTCACCGCGGTGGTCACCTCGGTGACCAAGGGCGTCATCAACCCCCTGCTCGCCATTTTCGGCAGCACGAACGAGCTGGGGCTCGGCGTCCAGTTGATTGCCGACAGACCCGCGACGTTCATCCAGATCGGCCCGATCATCACGGCGCTGGTGAACTTCGTCCTGGTTGCCGCGGTGCTCTATTTCGTGCTGATGGTGCCGATGAAGACCATCAAGAACCGGTTCGGCACCGCCAAGGCCGCCGAGCCCACCGAGACCGAACTGCTCATCGAGATCCGCGACCTGCTCGCCGAACGCCACGACGAGGTCCGCAAACAGCGCGCGGCCGACCTGGCCGTCGAGGCCGAGGTCGACGGCGCGAGCAGGCGCTGAGCGCGCTCGGTCAGCGCGGCGGGCCCGGCGCGACCGGGGTGGCCGAAATGACCGAGGTGGAGCCGTCCAGGGCGGACATGGTGCGCCAGGTCGGCCAGTCGATGGTCCAGTCGTAGAGGTCACCGTCGGCGGCGGAGAGCTGGATCGAGGTGCCGGTCACCTCGACCGGGTCGCCGTAGAGCGCGGTCGGAAAATAGGCCTGCGCGTCGGCGGGCGAGAGGTTGATGCAGCCGTTGGTGACGTTCGACGATCCCTGTGCCGACAGCGATTCCGGGTTGGCGTGGATGAACTCACCGTTGTTGGAGATGCGGACCGCCCAGCGTTCCCGGACGTTGGTGTAGAACGGCGGATTCGACATCATGAAGTCTTCGTACTTCTCGGTGACCACGTGCGGACCCGAGCGAGTGACATTGCGCGGCTCGTTGCCCTCGCCGTAGCTGACCGCGAAATCGAACACGGTCTTGCCGTCGCGAACCACCTGCATGCGGTGACTCGGCGCGTTGGCCTGCACGATCTGGCTGCGACCGATCCGGAAGTCCGTGGTCAGGTCGCTGTAGCCGTAGCTGCCGCCGCCGAGGTCGAGCCCGTACAACCGCGCCGAGACGTGCACCGCGGTGCCCGGCGTCCAATACTGCTTGGGTCGCCAGTGCACGCGCGAGCCGTTGTCGTCGGGGAACCAGGCCCAGGCGCCCTCGGTGGGCGGATCGGTGGTGATGCTCAGCGCCTTTTCCACCGCGGCCTTGTTCTGCACCGGCGCCTTGAATTGCAGGATGATCGGCGCGGCGATGCCGACCTCCTGGTTGTCGGCGATGTTGATCGTGGCCGGAACAGTGCTCTTCGGCGCGAGCGTGCTGAATTTGCCGTCGATCGGGATGGGCTTGCGATCGGTGCCGATCGCGGTGCCCGACCAGGTGTAGGTCGCGTCGTAGCCGAGCGGCTCGGTGATCGTGAAGCTGCGCTTGTCCGGCGAGAATTCGCCCGCGACCTGTTTGCCGCTCGCGTTGGTCAGCGCGACCTGATCGATCGTGCCGTCGGTGATGGTGACCGAGACCGGCGCGGTCGGGTTGACGCCGACGGCGTCGACGGCCGGCGCCAGGGTGACCTTGGCGATCGGACCCGGGTCGCGCGCCGCGTTCTTGCTGCCGCCGTCGCCGGCGCACCCGGCCACCAGGGCGACCACGATGAACAGCACGGCCGACACGGCAGCGACCGGTCTGCGGATCACTGGACGGTTGTTCACTTCATCGAATTTACGCGGACGTTTTCGGTCGACTGTCCAGCGAAGCGTGTGGTGTCCGTTTCACCGTGTCACAGGGTGAGGCCCACCGTGACCGGCTCCGGCTCCAAGCGGATGCCGAAGCGCTCGGCCACGCCGTCGCGCACCGCCCTGGCCAGCTCCACCAGTTCCGCGGCGGTCGCGGTGCCCCGATTCGTCAGCGCCAGCGTGTGTTTCGTGGACAGCCGGGCCGGCGCCGCGGGGCCGGGAAAGCCCTTCGCGAACCCCGCCCGCTCGATCAGCCACCCGGCCGAGAACTTGACCCCGTCCGGCGCCGGATAGGTCGGCACCGTGACCTCACCCACATGTGCCGCGATCGCGGCCCGCACCTCGGGCACCCGGTCGGCCGGGACCACCGGATTGGTGAAGAAGGACCCTGCGCTCCAGGTGTCGTGATCGGCCGGATCGAGCACCATTCCCTTGCCCGCGCGCAGGCTCAGCACCGCGGCGCGGACCTGCGCCGCCGGGCGCGACTCGCCGTCGGCCGCGCCGAGCCGGTCGGCGAGCTCGCCGTAGCGCAGCGGCGCGCTCATGCCGCTGGGGTCCAGCGCGAAATCCACCGCGAGCACCACGGACTCGTCGCGATGCTTGAGCACGCTGGTGCGGTAACCGAATCCGAGCTCGCCGGGCGTCACCCAGCGGATCTCGCCGCTGGCCCGATCCAGCAGCTGCACCCGGCGCAGCAGCTGAGCCACCTCGGCCCCGTAGGCGCCGACGTTCTGCACCGGTGTCGCGCCCGCCGAACCCGGTATGCCGGACAGGCATTCGAGGCCGCCCAGGCCGGCCGCGACCGTCGCCGCCACCACCGCGTCCCAGTTCGCGCCCGCCGCCGCGACCACGCCGTCCCGGCCGATTTCGACGCTGTCGGTGGCCACCCGCACCACCACACCGTCGAAGCCCGCGTCGCTGATCAGCAGGTTGGAGCCGCCCGCGAGCAGCAGCACCGCGACGCCCGCCGCGTCGAGCGCCCGCACCGTCGCGACCAGCGATTCGGTGGTCCGGCATTCGGCGACCGTGGCCGGTCCGCCGACCCGCAATGTGGTCAGCTCCGCCAACGGCACCGCGTCCCGGATTCGAGCGCCCGTGTCGGCCAGCACATCCGACGGCACCACACGTGAAGTTCGCACAGGCAGACGGTAGCGTGTCCGACCATGGCTACACCGCTGGCGTACACGGCCCGCTACTCGCATCCCGCTGCCGCCGTGCGCGCGGCCTTC
This genomic interval carries:
- the mscL gene encoding large conductance mechanosensitive channel protein MscL yields the protein MLKGFKEFLMRGNVIDLAVAVVMGTAFTAVVTSVTKGVINPLLAIFGSTNELGLGVQLIADRPATFIQIGPIITALVNFVLVAAVLYFVLMVPMKTIKNRFGTAKAAEPTETELLIEIRDLLAERHDEVRKQRAADLAVEAEVDGASRR
- a CDS encoding L,D-transpeptidase, which codes for MNNRPVIRRPVAAVSAVLFIVVALVAGCAGDGGSKNAARDPGPIAKVTLAPAVDAVGVNPTAPVSVTITDGTIDQVALTNASGKQVAGEFSPDKRSFTITEPLGYDATYTWSGTAIGTDRKPIPIDGKFSTLAPKSTVPATINIADNQEVGIAAPIILQFKAPVQNKAAVEKALSITTDPPTEGAWAWFPDDNGSRVHWRPKQYWTPGTAVHVSARLYGLDLGGGSYGYSDLTTDFRIGRSQIVQANAPSHRMQVVRDGKTVFDFAVSYGEGNEPRNVTRSGPHVVTEKYEDFMMSNPPFYTNVRERWAVRISNNGEFIHANPESLSAQGSSNVTNGCINLSPADAQAYFPTALYGDPVEVTGTSIQLSAADGDLYDWTIDWPTWRTMSALDGSTSVISATPVAPGPPR
- a CDS encoding UDP-N-acetylmuramate dehydrogenase; this translates as MRDAVPLAELTTLRVGGPATVAECRTTESLVATVRALDAAGVAVLLLAGGSNLLISDAGFDGVVVRVATDSVEIGRDGVVAAAGANWDAVVAATVAAGLGGLECLSGIPGSAGATPVQNVGAYGAEVAQLLRRVQLLDRASGEIRWVTPGELGFGYRTSVLKHRDESVVLAVDFALDPSGMSAPLRYGELADRLGAADGESRPAAQVRAAVLSLRAGKGMVLDPADHDTWSAGSFFTNPVVPADRVPEVRAAIAAHVGEVTVPTYPAPDGVKFSAGWLIERAGFAKGFPGPAAPARLSTKHTLALTNRGTATAAELVELARAVRDGVAERFGIRLEPEPVTVGLTL